TTGATATACGGTTCAATAGAGATTTGGAAGCGATGAGAGCAGATATTGAGTATCAGCTACAACTTAGAAGACAAAGAATTACAAATATTGTAATTGCAATAATTGTGATCGCATTCATTATGATGCTTATTATAATTATTAACAGAGCTCGCAGAGTTAGAAAGGCTTCACAACTCGTCGAAGAAAGAAAGCGACAATTAGAATCAAGAGTTGAAGAAGCGATGAAAGAAAGAGGGGTAGAGGTTGAAGAAGTTACACCCGAGCAAGAGAGGTTAAGAGAGATTACAACTTTGGCCGAAAAAAATCCGGATGAGGTTGCAGATATCATTAAATCATGGCTTAAAACTCGATAAATGTTTAAAGGGGTTGCTTTAAATGGCTGAAAAGATCAAAGAATTAGATGGTTTAAAAAAATCTGCCATATTATTGGTACTTTTAGGGCCTGAAAGAGCAAGTAAAATATTGAAAAAGTTGGATGAAGAAGAAGTAGAACAGCTAACTTTGGAAATTGCAAATTTGGAAAAAATTGACGAAAAAACAAAAACGGCAGTTTTAGACGAATTTAGAGAATATGTAAAGGCTAAAGACTACATCAACACAGGTGGTGTTGAGTATGCAAGAAATCTTCTGGAAAAAACTTTTGGACCAGAAAAAGCCATAGATATAATAGACAGATTGGTATCAAATTTGCAGGTGAAACCTTTTGAATTTTTAAGAAAAGTGGATGTGTCGCAGATGGTTAATGTGTTACAAAATGAACATCCACAAACGGTTGCGCTGATCTTATGCTATCTTTCTCCCCAAGCAGCTTCTCAAATTATTTCTGAACTGCCTGAATCTTTACAACTAGACGTGATAAAAAGAATTTCTACTATGGATTCTGCTAACCCAGATATCGTAAAAGAGATAGAAAGCAGGCTAAAGGATCGTCTTTCTGCTTTCACCGTTCAAACTTTTTCTCAGGTTGGTGGGATAGATGTTACCGCAGAAATAATGAATAATATCGATAGGGCGATCAGCAATAATATATTTGAAAAGCTTTCAGAAAGAGATCCAAAACTGTCTGATGAAATTCGAAGAAGAATGTTTGTTTTTGAAGATATTGTCA
The window above is part of the Petrotoga olearia DSM 13574 genome. Proteins encoded here:
- the fliG gene encoding flagellar motor switch protein FliG; translation: MAEKIKELDGLKKSAILLVLLGPERASKILKKLDEEEVEQLTLEIANLEKIDEKTKTAVLDEFREYVKAKDYINTGGVEYARNLLEKTFGPEKAIDIIDRLVSNLQVKPFEFLRKVDVSQMVNVLQNEHPQTVALILCYLSPQAASQIISELPESLQLDVIKRISTMDSANPDIVKEIESRLKDRLSAFTVQTFSQVGGIDVTAEIMNNIDRAISNNIFEKLSERDPKLSDEIRRRMFVFEDIVKLDDRSIQRILREVDSKDLTMALKGSSEEVKNVIFKNMSKRASQIIKEELDFMGPVRVRDVDEAQQRIINVIRKLEESGEIIISGGGAGEELIE